Genomic DNA from Hordeum vulgare subsp. vulgare chromosome 2H, MorexV3_pseudomolecules_assembly, whole genome shotgun sequence:
ACAAATGTCAAAACCAGACGCATCATTATAGAAGATACAAATGTGTACAAACTCCTACACCAAAGGCTCCAAACATTCTCGTACACGCAATAGAGAATTAGCTATCAGCACTGACACACAGAACAAATAAGAACTAAGAAACAAGGGGGGAATCATCACCTAAGAAACAAGATTTCTAAAAATTGAATACTCCTTAGATATCTAAGGATGGTATTGCCATCCTGCAAATACTGGATAAAACGTGTGCTGTATGTTCTGATTGAAGGCTATTGGCAAGTGGCAAGAGTATAAGGACAATATTGAAGTTTACTATAAAAGGACGAGAAGAATTCTAGTTGGTAAGATCAAACATATTTCATAAGATTGCTTAACATTGGACTATCACTCCTTAGATATATAATGATATCACCACCATACGGATACACTGAAAGGCAAGTTGGCAGAAGAGTAAAAAGGCCCCTCCCGTACTGGCAATGGAGAGAATCAGCTATCAGCGCTGACATACAGAACAAACAAGAACAGAGAAAGAGGTGGGAATCATCAGCTGACTGCCACAAAATCTCAGCATTCACATGTTCTCTGTTGACGAATTCACCTAATGGCAATGCGTGAGCAGTAGCCGCAAGATAACTTGCTGCCTCCAAGCAGTTGCAACTCATAAGGAGAAACTATTTACAAAGAGTGGCCATGCCTGGTTAACTATCTACTATTCACAGTTTGGTGTCAAAGAGACAACCAGACCAAAAAAAAACAACAGGCAGAATAAGTAGAAAGCTGGAAATACTATGAAATCATGACATTTTGCATACAAGTTTTAAGCTATAAAAGGTTGGACCATTCTTCTTTTTAGGGGGTTGGGACCGGCTCTGAATAACAGTAAGCATAAGAGTAAGTATGCACATGTAGGAAATGAATAACAAGAGGTGCTCAATGTCGACAAATAATCTTACCTTAGATACCCCGAGGTAAGTCTGCCATTTCGCTCCGAAGGAACACGACGGCGCTCACTTCATCTTCAGCGGCAGCATTGAGGAAAATCTCACGATTCTCAGCATTTTTGAACACCTTGTATGCAGCGGCCCTTTCTCCATGTGAGATGGTTTCCATCTTGTGCAGAACAACAATGCACTTGGTGATGGTGAACTGTTGGGCATTTTTTGACCCTGCGAACAAAGCAGACTCCTCCTCTGCTTGCTTCCGTTTGATCTCCACATAATTCGCCATCACTTCCACCATGGTAtcatcctgcttcttcttcttgggctccTTCACTGGCTTTTTATTGGAACCACCAGGAGCACGTGCTCGAGTAACATCACTTTGAGTACCATCTATTGGATCACCACTTTGAGTAGCTCCACTTGGACCATCACTTTGAGCCGCATCTCTTGCATCATCATACATGAGTAAATCATCTTCGCACTGATTCAGATCAAAAGAGAACCCAGTCTCATCTCTTTCAACTTCAGGATCATCGTCAATCACTTGTGTAGCCTCAATTGATGTAAAATTGAAATTACCTTCTGCTATATGTCCTGCACAAGCACCCAAGTTCTCATTAAAGGTCACATAGCAATAGAAATTATTTATAAAGCTAAGAAAAAGATAGCAAATGAAAATCCATTAAACTCACCATCATAAAGATCACCTAGCTTGTCATACAAAGGAAATGGATTTGTTTGAAACTTGCTTATGTCTGGCCAGGACTGTATATAAGAGAAATGATTTATCAAACCTAGATCACCCGAAAACAAGAGAAAACAAGTTGCATTGTATACTATCAAACTTACAATAATCAAGTTCTGCCAAAGATGTGGGTCGGCCTCTATCATGTGTGTATGATAGTTCCAGCTAACACCACTTTGCTTTCGAGCATCCTTGATTAGCCTGTATTGACTCTTCAACTCTTTTTGTTTCTCTTGGATTTGTTGTTTTGTGAAATTTGTATGGAGATATCTCTCATGGAATATTTTTGTCATTCTGTTCCAAGATtcagcacaccaaccattttgaccTCTATGATATGGATTATTGTGCTCATCAAGTAAATCTACCGGAGCCTTTTCAAGAGTCGGGTTCCACTGAGCTCTGGGCTTCTTAACTACACATAACACATATGTATAGAGTAAAATACTTGATCACACTCAACATGACAAGAGTTGCTATAATTCAACAAGCGGAGATGAAGCATTAAAATACCTTTTGGAGTAGTATTTTTAATTTtgggtgtcaacttcttcgcACCGTGTGAAGCCTTTTTTCCAATCGCTTTCATAAGATTGTAATTTGGAGACCCCTTTGGATACATATCTGCATTCAACAAGGATTACATTGTTAGATGATGAAGACGACATAAGTTGATTAATGCATATGTATATATGATTAAAAAACACACCACAATGTTGGTTATTCAGGATGATATGCCTGCCACATTTGCATTGCGATTTCATCCCTCAAAGTGTTCCCTAAGCCATTGCTCCCATAGTTATTCTCATCACCATTTGGGAGATCAACAAAATCATTTGGCGCTATGTTATTGGGCTAGTTGTCAAGCCAAGTCTCGTCTCCATTATGCATCTTAATGATATTGTGAAGAACTGCAGCAACAACATGAAGTTTCACTTGTTGGTTCTCGATTGTATGTAGTGTGCCAACATGAAGAATTGGGAAGCGCTTTTTAAGAATTCCTAGGGACCTTTCCACATGGTTGCGTAGAATAGCATGTCGATGGTTGAACAATTCCATGTGGTTTTGTGGCCGAGCGTGTCCATGACCAAATTCCTTCAAATGATACCGCACACCCCGATAAGGTGCCAGAAATGAATGAGTGTTTGCATAACCCCCATCAACTAGGTAAAACTTGCCTTCGGGTACTCTTAATCCTGTCATCATCACAGACTGAAGAACTCTGGCATCTGTTGCTGAACCCTCCCAGCCACATGTGAACCATCAATGGCTCCTAAACACTTCTGAAAATAAAATGGATTGAAGGTCAACGAAGAACTTCAAGTTAGATAAGTCAAGAAATTGTGGAAGTGTTTGATGGAAACCTGGAAATAGGGATAAAATCTTGGGTCCGTTGAGATTCTTGGATGTGGCTCATCAATGCTCGAAGGCTTCAAAAATCGACTAGCTAAGAGAGGAATAATGTTGAAGAACTCGTTGATGTACTCATGGAATGTTTGACCACTATGTTGAAATTCTAACTAGAGATCTTCATAAGACGCGTTGTGGGACACCATGTACAAAAAAaggccaacttctcctccaccttAATTCTTGTATCCAATATCAACTTTTCTCTTCTAAGGTAAGATGCCAAAGCCCTAAAGATAT
This window encodes:
- the LOC123426195 gene encoding uncharacterized protein LOC123426195, which produces MTPEIQGLLVVVPLKFRDNVKKGLGKKKLTLRIQHPSDTKCMEICIVSSHEEKECEEEKKESEGTSSPSRKRVTSKEIVGDNTRYSRTPLVKAFDVAPCTAPTKANIVLSTSDDDHYEHPRTKPPPRSTIGEGVLDLDGGKDRSWVPDLYGGIGGLASVLDQAVFVREEEMEDVERPAMDLTDANGLINHFSYIQSWPDISKFQTNPFPLYDKLGDLYDGHIAEGNFNFTSIEATQVIDDDPEVERDETGFSFDLNQCEDDLLMYDDARDAAQSDGPSGATQSGDPIDGTQSDVTRARAPGGSNKKPVKEPKKKKQDDTMVEVMANYVEIKRKQAEEESALFAGSKNAQQFTITKCIIFLNAAAEDEVSAVVFLRSEMADLPRGI